In Halorussus limi, a genomic segment contains:
- a CDS encoding ABC transporter ATP-binding protein, with product MAEVTLEELVKEFDDVVAVDGVSLDIPDESFTVLVGPSGCGKTTTLRLVAGLERATDGTIEIGGEVVNDKRAYERDIAMVFQNYALYPHKSVEENMRFGLEQQGTDEEIIEERVADAAQLLQIEELLDRRPSELSGGQQQRVALGRAIVRDPDVFLMDEPLSNLDAKLRVQMRAELNKLHDELDTTTVYVTHDQVEAMTLGDQIAVMDAGEIQQVGPPTFVYENPRNMFVADFLGSPSMNFLEGDLRRDDGEFLLDIGPVEHEVPAGYHDALEGYDGERVVLGVRPEDVTLRPDGIPVTVNVVEPQGEKTVLELALGDETIKASVDPGVAVESDDRVSVEFDRESVHYFDAATGECLNFTSEDEPAVDSDSTAIAGGSEA from the coding sequence ATGGCTGAAGTAACGCTCGAGGAACTGGTCAAGGAGTTCGACGACGTGGTCGCGGTCGACGGCGTCTCGCTCGACATCCCGGACGAGAGTTTCACGGTCCTCGTCGGACCGTCGGGATGCGGGAAGACGACGACGCTCCGACTCGTCGCGGGCCTCGAACGCGCCACCGACGGGACCATCGAAATCGGTGGCGAAGTCGTCAACGACAAGCGGGCCTACGAGCGGGACATCGCGATGGTGTTCCAGAACTACGCGCTCTACCCGCACAAGTCGGTCGAGGAGAACATGCGGTTCGGCCTCGAACAGCAGGGCACCGACGAGGAGATAATCGAAGAGCGGGTGGCCGACGCGGCGCAACTCCTCCAGATAGAGGAGTTGCTCGACCGTCGCCCCTCGGAACTCTCGGGCGGTCAGCAACAGCGGGTGGCGCTCGGCCGAGCAATCGTCCGGGACCCCGACGTGTTCCTGATGGACGAACCGCTCTCCAATCTGGACGCCAAGTTGCGCGTCCAGATGCGGGCGGAACTCAACAAACTCCACGACGAACTCGACACCACCACGGTGTACGTCACCCACGACCAAGTCGAGGCGATGACGCTCGGCGACCAGATCGCGGTGATGGACGCCGGCGAGATTCAGCAGGTCGGACCGCCAACGTTCGTCTACGAGAACCCCCGGAACATGTTCGTCGCCGACTTCCTCGGCAGTCCCTCGATGAACTTCCTCGAAGGCGACCTGCGCCGGGACGACGGCGAGTTCCTGCTCGACATCGGTCCCGTCGAACACGAGGTGCCCGCCGGGTACCACGACGCCCTCGAGGGCTACGACGGGGAACGCGTCGTCCTCGGCGTCCGGCCGGAGGACGTGACGCTCCGGCCCGACGGCATCCCCGTGACGGTCAACGTCGTGGAACCGCAGGGCGAGAAGACCGTCCTCGAACTCGCGCTGGGCGACGAGACCATCAAGGCCTCGGTCGACCCCGGCGTCGCCGTCGAGTCGGACGACCGCGTGAGCGTCGAGTTCGACCGGGAGTCGGTCCACTACTTCGACGCGGCGACCGGCGAGTGCCTGAACTTCACGTCCGAGGACGAACCGGCGGTCGACTCCGATTCGACCGCAATCGCGGGCGGAAGCGAAGCGTGA
- a CDS encoding PTS sugar transporter subunit IIA → MPSEDFVAPALVTLDEPPAERRACIDFLLDLAVDAGRVTDRSAARDALLEREASTPTGLGNGVAVPHARTDAVTAPTVAFARSDRGVDFDAPDGDPATLLFCLLAPEDADEDHLEVLSRLSRSLADPAFRTRLAEADSERTVVDAIREAVA, encoded by the coding sequence ATGCCATCCGAGGATTTCGTCGCTCCCGCGCTCGTCACGCTCGACGAACCGCCCGCCGAGCGCCGGGCCTGCATCGACTTCTTACTCGACCTCGCGGTCGACGCCGGACGAGTGACCGACCGGTCGGCGGCGCGCGACGCGCTGTTGGAGCGAGAAGCGTCGACGCCGACGGGACTCGGAAACGGCGTCGCCGTCCCGCACGCGCGGACCGACGCGGTCACCGCCCCGACCGTCGCGTTCGCGCGGTCGGACCGCGGCGTGGACTTCGATGCGCCCGACGGCGACCCCGCGACGCTGCTGTTCTGTCTGCTCGCGCCCGAAGACGCCGACGAGGACCACCTCGAAGTGCTGAGTCGACTCTCGCGGTCGCTCGCCGACCCGGCGTTCCGGACGCGACTCGCCGAGGCCGACTCGGAACGGACCGTCGTGGACGCGATTCGGGAGGCGGTCGCGTGA
- a CDS encoding NUDIX hydrolase gives MSDDAPSTDDDAPPTDDDPADPLAWETLDSAVAYSCPGFDVRNEAVRLPDGTETEFDYLDESPSVVVLPFTPDGDVVVIEEWRQAVRRVNRSLPVGGMEPEDEDRAAAARRELREETGHEADRVEFLTSVEPANGIANALLHFFVARGCTPTAEQELDHNESIRVDTTTVEELREHIAERETRDGRTTLGLLYYEAFGTAEE, from the coding sequence ATGTCCGACGACGCTCCATCGACCGACGACGACGCTCCACCGACCGACGACGACCCGGCAGACCCCCTCGCGTGGGAGACGCTCGACTCGGCGGTGGCGTACTCCTGTCCCGGGTTCGACGTGCGAAACGAGGCGGTCCGCCTCCCCGACGGCACCGAGACAGAGTTCGACTACCTCGACGAGTCCCCGAGCGTCGTCGTCCTCCCGTTCACGCCCGACGGCGACGTGGTCGTCATCGAGGAGTGGCGACAGGCCGTCCGGCGAGTGAACCGAAGCCTCCCGGTCGGCGGGATGGAACCGGAAGACGAGGACCGCGCGGCCGCGGCCCGCCGGGAACTCCGGGAAGAGACCGGCCACGAGGCCGACCGCGTGGAGTTCCTGACCAGCGTCGAACCCGCGAACGGCATCGCCAACGCGCTGCTCCACTTCTTCGTGGCCCGCGGGTGTACGCCGACCGCCGAACAGGAACTCGACCACAACGAGTCGATTCGGGTCGATACCACGACCGTCGAGGAGTTGCGCGAACATATCGCCGAGCGCGAAACGCGGGACGGTCGGACCACGCTCGGGTTGCTGTACTACGAGGCGTTCGGAACCGCGGAGGAGTAG
- a CDS encoding PTS fructose transporter subunit IIB, translating into MRLVAVTACPTGIAHSQMGAESLTRAATDAGHDLEVEVHGAMGTENEIGEDDLARADAAIVAADVRVDTDRFADLPTVVAPVGTAVSDPEGLVERAVGLGRAGKPETVRVGDDAADGESRGLLDGLRRLLD; encoded by the coding sequence ATGAGACTCGTCGCCGTCACCGCGTGCCCGACCGGCATCGCCCACAGTCAGATGGGCGCGGAGTCGCTGACTCGGGCCGCGACCGACGCGGGACACGACCTCGAAGTCGAGGTCCACGGCGCGATGGGCACCGAGAACGAAATCGGGGAAGACGACCTCGCGCGGGCCGACGCCGCCATCGTCGCGGCCGACGTGCGAGTCGACACCGACCGCTTCGCCGACCTCCCCACCGTCGTCGCCCCGGTCGGAACCGCGGTGTCCGACCCGGAGGGTCTGGTCGAGCGGGCCGTCGGTCTGGGGCGGGCCGGAAAGCCCGAGACCGTTCGCGTCGGCGACGACGCGGCGGACGGCGAGAGTCGAGGGCTCCTCGACGGACTCCGCCGACTACTGGATTAG
- a CDS encoding PTS fructose transporter subunit IIC codes for MDEGPVGKRGTLRSVRADLMTGVTYMIPFVTIAGVFQAVGYTLGQSTTIGGDLGTLPWYAVTVGSIALNAMVPVLGGFVAYAVADRPGLAPGFALTAMIQDPRLVQTTGTLLGVNTGDAQAGYLGALVVGLLAGVVTRQAAEWDAPAAIRPLLPVLVVPVGVTALLAPVVLTFGIPLALTMNHVELLLRGASLPVLVLVGGTLGAMMALDLGGPVNKVAYVFAVGLLPELLFRPMAAVMVAGMVPPLGLAASHLLAPSRYSDVDAGQTRAATIAGLSFVTEGALAYTTGTAGRSSPSCVAGGAVGGAASMALGVTMPAPHGGLLVVPLANDPLAFLGCIALGAATTAATETVRRPKIDTPRTPQGE; via the coding sequence ATGGACGAGGGACCGGTCGGGAAGCGGGGGACGCTTCGGTCCGTCAGGGCCGACCTGATGACGGGCGTCACCTACATGATTCCGTTCGTCACGATAGCCGGCGTCTTTCAGGCCGTCGGCTACACTCTCGGTCAGTCGACGACCATCGGGGGCGACCTCGGGACGCTCCCGTGGTACGCCGTGACCGTCGGGTCGATAGCGCTCAACGCGATGGTCCCCGTCCTCGGCGGGTTCGTCGCGTACGCCGTGGCCGACCGGCCGGGCCTCGCGCCCGGGTTCGCGCTCACGGCCATGATTCAGGACCCCCGCCTCGTCCAGACGACCGGGACGCTGTTGGGCGTGAACACCGGCGACGCGCAGGCGGGGTATCTCGGTGCGCTGGTCGTCGGTCTTCTCGCCGGGGTGGTGACGCGGCAGGCCGCGGAGTGGGACGCGCCGGCGGCGATACGGCCGCTACTTCCGGTCCTCGTCGTCCCGGTCGGCGTCACCGCGCTCCTCGCGCCGGTCGTGCTGACATTCGGCATTCCGCTCGCGCTGACGATGAACCACGTGGAGTTGCTCCTCCGCGGGGCGTCGCTGCCCGTACTCGTCCTCGTCGGCGGCACCCTCGGCGCGATGATGGCGCTCGACCTCGGCGGCCCCGTCAACAAGGTCGCGTACGTCTTCGCGGTCGGTCTCCTCCCGGAACTCCTCTTCCGACCGATGGCCGCGGTCATGGTCGCGGGAATGGTCCCGCCGCTGGGTCTCGCGGCCTCTCACCTCCTCGCGCCGAGTCGGTACTCCGACGTGGACGCCGGCCAGACGAGGGCGGCGACCATCGCGGGACTGTCGTTCGTCACCGAGGGCGCGCTCGCCTACACCACCGGGACCGCCGGTCGGTCCTCGCCCTCGTGCGTCGCCGGCGGCGCGGTCGGCGGGGCCGCGTCGATGGCGCTCGGCGTCACCATGCCGGCGCCCCACGGCGGTCTCCTCGTCGTCCCGCTGGCGAACGACCCGCTGGCATTCCTCGGGTGCATCGCGCTCGGCGCGGCGACCACCGCCGCGACCGAGACGGTTCGACGACCCAAGATTGATACACCGCGGACTCCGCAGGGCGAGTAA
- a CDS encoding carbohydrate ABC transporter permease, with the protein MSTETSRFGRLTDSLGLDTDNEWPSVVRERLVSYGLLGLYVFVVWFPIYYILITSFKPTSDVLSLPITFFPHDATIQNYVDIFNNRPFEMYTLNSLIVASTTTVIVVTLGTLSGYTFSRYDFMGNKALLLSIIAARMIPPIALIVPFFQIMSQPPLIGGITGSLYDTRIALILTYTFFNLPFAVWIMKNYFDGVPESLDEQAKVDGCSTWEGFVKIILPVAKPGIAATAILAFIFSWNEFVFALVLTSSEQAQTLPIAVSLFVADDFVDWAHLAAGGMIAALPGILFGLFFQRYIVSGLTQGAVKE; encoded by the coding sequence ATGAGTACCGAAACGTCTCGATTCGGCCGATTGACGGACAGTCTCGGCCTCGACACGGACAACGAGTGGCCGAGCGTGGTGCGCGAGCGACTGGTGTCGTACGGTCTGCTCGGGTTGTACGTCTTCGTGGTGTGGTTCCCCATCTACTACATCCTCATCACGAGCTTCAAACCCACCTCGGACGTTCTCTCGCTCCCGATAACGTTCTTCCCGCACGACGCGACGATTCAGAACTACGTGGACATCTTCAACAACCGACCGTTCGAGATGTACACGCTCAACAGCCTGATAGTGGCCAGCACCACCACGGTCATCGTGGTGACGCTCGGGACGCTGTCGGGCTACACGTTCTCGCGCTACGACTTCATGGGCAACAAGGCGCTGCTGCTTAGCATCATCGCGGCGCGCATGATTCCGCCCATCGCGCTCATCGTCCCGTTCTTCCAGATAATGTCTCAGCCGCCGCTCATCGGCGGCATCACGGGAAGCCTCTACGACACCAGAATCGCGCTCATCCTGACGTACACGTTCTTCAACCTGCCGTTCGCGGTGTGGATAATGAAGAACTACTTCGACGGCGTGCCCGAGAGCTTAGACGAACAGGCCAAGGTCGACGGCTGTTCGACGTGGGAGGGGTTCGTGAAAATCATCCTCCCCGTCGCCAAGCCGGGCATCGCCGCGACGGCGATTCTGGCGTTCATCTTCTCGTGGAACGAGTTCGTCTTCGCGCTCGTCCTCACCTCGTCCGAACAGGCCCAGACGCTCCCCATCGCGGTGAGCCTGTTCGTCGCCGACGACTTCGTGGACTGGGCGCACCTCGCGGCCGGCGGGATGATAGCGGCCCTGCCGGGCATCCTGTTCGGCCTGTTCTTCCAGCGGTACATCGTCAGCGGACTGACTCAAGGAGCTGTCAAAGAATGA
- a CDS encoding putative PEP-binding protein: MTDLDGVGVGTGAATGPAVWLAGPDETPDAGPTDRSPDAERDRFESARARTVEELREERDRAAEAVGKAAEDVLATHETFLFDPAFEERVEDALADGDPAERAVARALEDWIEAFEETGGKTAARADDLRDLRGRLLRALRGEPRRSGEDLPADAVVLAERLDPGRAVRLAAAGVAGVATVAGSRTGHAAIILRSRGVPAVVGVGDALKAVERGARVGVNAAAGRVTLDPRPDDASATEAAAPDAVRAASGTPLAVTANVGSAREAATARERGADGVGLFRSEFLALRSDGVPDEDAQTEAYAAALDRFPDGEVAIRTFDFGGDKPLPGADGTAPRGVAGSLAAPDRHREQLRALCRAAARGAGDLTVVLPHVTRVEEVTAVRDHLDAATDELKAAGVPHERPALGAMVETPAAVELAPELASRVASLSLGTNDLSRHVLGTTRDADPSVAQPAVVRAIDRAVTAAADAGVPVRCCGEAAADPEFAALLVGLGVTELSVAPDAVPALKRRLDGVDLPAAATLAERATAASTKSEVDSLLNEGP; the protein is encoded by the coding sequence GTGACCGACCTCGACGGCGTCGGCGTCGGGACGGGCGCGGCGACCGGACCCGCGGTGTGGCTGGCGGGACCCGACGAGACGCCGGACGCCGGCCCGACCGACCGCTCGCCCGACGCGGAGCGCGACCGCTTCGAGAGCGCGCGCGCTCGGACCGTCGAGGAACTCCGCGAGGAGCGCGACCGGGCGGCCGAGGCGGTGGGGAAAGCCGCCGAGGACGTGCTGGCGACCCACGAGACGTTCCTCTTCGACCCGGCGTTCGAGGAGCGCGTCGAGGACGCCCTCGCGGACGGCGACCCGGCCGAGCGGGCGGTCGCGCGCGCGCTCGAAGACTGGATAGAGGCCTTCGAGGAGACCGGCGGCAAGACCGCCGCCCGCGCCGACGACCTGCGCGACCTCCGGGGGCGACTCCTCCGGGCGCTCCGCGGCGAACCCCGGCGCTCGGGCGAGGACCTGCCGGCGGACGCCGTGGTGCTGGCCGAGCGACTCGACCCCGGACGAGCGGTCCGCCTTGCGGCCGCCGGGGTCGCCGGCGTCGCGACCGTCGCGGGGAGTCGGACCGGCCACGCCGCGATAATCCTCCGGTCGCGCGGCGTCCCGGCCGTGGTCGGCGTCGGCGACGCGCTGAAGGCGGTCGAGCGGGGCGCTCGCGTCGGCGTGAACGCCGCCGCCGGCCGCGTCACGCTCGACCCGCGGCCCGACGACGCGAGCGCGACCGAGGCGGCCGCTCCGGACGCGGTCCGCGCGGCGTCGGGGACGCCGCTCGCGGTGACGGCGAACGTCGGGTCGGCGCGGGAGGCGGCGACCGCTCGGGAGCGCGGGGCCGACGGCGTCGGCCTGTTCCGGAGCGAGTTCCTCGCGCTCCGGTCGGACGGCGTCCCCGACGAGGACGCCCAGACCGAGGCGTACGCCGCGGCGCTCGACCGATTTCCCGACGGCGAGGTCGCGATACGCACGTTCGACTTCGGGGGCGACAAGCCGCTCCCCGGAGCGGACGGGACCGCTCCTCGCGGCGTCGCGGGGTCGCTCGCGGCCCCGGACCGCCACCGCGAGCAACTCCGGGCGCTCTGCCGGGCCGCGGCCCGCGGCGCGGGCGACCTCACCGTGGTCCTCCCGCACGTGACCCGGGTCGAGGAGGTGACGGCGGTGCGCGACCACCTCGACGCAGCGACCGACGAACTCAAGGCCGCCGGCGTTCCCCACGAGCGACCCGCGCTGGGTGCGATGGTCGAGACCCCCGCCGCCGTCGAACTCGCCCCCGAACTCGCGTCGCGGGTCGCCTCGCTCTCGCTCGGCACGAACGACCTCTCGCGACACGTCCTCGGGACGACGCGCGACGCCGACCCGTCGGTCGCGCAACCGGCCGTGGTCCGCGCCATCGACCGGGCGGTCACCGCGGCGGCCGACGCGGGAGTCCCCGTGCGGTGCTGCGGCGAAGCGGCGGCGGACCCCGAGTTCGCCGCGCTGTTGGTCGGACTCGGCGTGACCGAGTTGAGCGTCGCGCCCGACGCGGTGCCCGCGCTGAAGCGGCGACTCGACGGCGTCGACCTGCCCGCGGCCGCGACCCTCGCCGAGCGCGCGACCGCGGCGAGTACGAAGAGTGAAGTGGATTCGCTGCTCAACGAGGGCCCATGA
- a CDS encoding HPr family phosphocarrier protein gives MTERRVTVARETGLHARPARAVADAAADFDADVAVEYDGETARAASPLELTALGVESGESVVVRARGDDADPAVEAVVDVLVGEADP, from the coding sequence GTGACCGAGCGCCGCGTCACGGTCGCGCGCGAGACCGGACTCCACGCCAGACCGGCGCGGGCGGTCGCCGACGCCGCCGCCGACTTCGACGCCGACGTCGCGGTCGAGTACGACGGCGAGACCGCGCGTGCCGCCAGTCCGCTGGAACTCACTGCCCTCGGGGTCGAGTCCGGCGAATCGGTGGTCGTGCGGGCGCGGGGCGACGACGCCGACCCCGCGGTCGAGGCGGTCGTCGACGTACTGGTCGGGGAGGCCGACCCGTGA
- the pfkB gene encoding 1-phosphofructokinase: MILTVTLNPAVDHTIKLDGPLEADEVNRTTLDQYDAGGKGINVSKYLDALDVETVTSGLLGGLFGEFVERQLSRTKVPHDFVEMSGCTRLNTTILSEDGEYKINQSGHPVKRRSERAVLEKIADYDPEVVVVAGSLPPGLGPATIDRIADAGEWDTVVDVGGGLLDRLEVPYACCKPNRTELATATGMPTETVEDCLAAARQLRADGFRRVVASLGPDGAILVTEDDELYVEAPDSDVVDTAGAGDALLAGVLKATEDGLSPGQTLRYGVEVASRVVEAPGTTVPSLSSVAEEARSNPLRSL; this comes from the coding sequence ATGATACTGACGGTCACGCTGAACCCCGCCGTCGACCACACCATCAAACTCGACGGCCCGCTGGAAGCCGACGAGGTGAACCGGACGACCCTCGACCAGTACGACGCCGGGGGAAAGGGCATCAACGTCTCGAAGTACCTCGACGCCTTGGACGTCGAGACCGTGACGAGCGGCCTCCTCGGCGGACTCTTCGGCGAGTTCGTGGAGCGCCAACTCTCCCGGACGAAGGTGCCCCACGACTTCGTGGAGATGTCGGGGTGTACCCGACTCAACACGACGATACTCTCCGAAGACGGCGAGTACAAGATAAACCAGTCGGGCCACCCCGTGAAGCGCCGGAGCGAGCGGGCCGTCCTCGAGAAGATAGCGGACTACGACCCCGAGGTGGTGGTCGTCGCGGGGAGCCTCCCGCCCGGACTCGGTCCCGCGACCATCGACCGAATCGCGGACGCGGGCGAGTGGGACACCGTCGTGGACGTCGGAGGCGGACTGCTCGACCGCCTCGAAGTCCCTTACGCGTGCTGTAAGCCCAATCGCACCGAACTCGCGACCGCGACGGGGATGCCGACCGAGACTGTCGAGGACTGCCTCGCGGCGGCCCGCCAACTCCGGGCGGACGGCTTCCGGCGCGTGGTGGCCTCGCTCGGTCCCGACGGCGCGATTCTGGTGACCGAGGACGACGAGTTGTACGTGGAGGCCCCCGACTCCGACGTGGTCGACACGGCGGGCGCGGGCGACGCGCTCCTCGCGGGCGTGCTGAAGGCGACCGAGGACGGACTGTCGCCGGGCCAGACGCTCCGGTACGGCGTCGAGGTGGCCTCCCGCGTGGTGGAAGCGCCGGGGACCACCGTGCCGTCGCTGTCGTCGGTGGCCGAGGAGGCCCGCTCGAACCCGCTCCGGTCGCTCTGA
- a CDS encoding carbohydrate ABC transporter permease, translated as MTESQHSLRRRLDKLFVPLTVGPTLLWIAGIIVYPTAKLLWSSLFFTNPITGAKEFVGLRNFRRLLLGDGGSLLNPNFVSFTWHTIVYVGFSVSISFLLGLGVALLLNKDLKGRGWLRTAVIVPWILPYVMSGLMWRWMFQAQYGAINGVLMQTGLIGNKIAFLSDGTLAMMALIIADVWVFTPFIIIILLAGLQNVPEQLYDAAEVDGASRWSRFWNVTYPFLKPSILVALTIRIIFDIRALDLVWVMTQGGPGTETEVWASWLYRTAQVFNKPGEGAALGVVMLAVTFGIVAVLYKIFGETPYES; from the coding sequence ATGACTGAATCACAACACTCCCTACGACGACGGCTGGACAAGCTGTTCGTCCCGCTCACGGTCGGGCCGACGCTACTGTGGATAGCCGGCATCATCGTCTATCCGACGGCGAAGCTCCTGTGGTCGAGTCTGTTCTTCACGAACCCCATCACGGGCGCCAAGGAGTTCGTCGGACTCCGGAACTTCCGACGGCTCCTGCTGGGCGACGGCGGGTCGCTTCTGAACCCCAACTTCGTTTCGTTCACGTGGCATACCATCGTCTACGTGGGGTTCAGCGTCTCCATCTCGTTCCTGCTCGGACTGGGCGTCGCGCTCCTGTTGAACAAGGACCTGAAGGGTCGCGGCTGGCTTCGCACGGCGGTCATCGTGCCGTGGATTCTGCCGTACGTGATGAGCGGGCTGATGTGGCGCTGGATGTTTCAGGCCCAGTACGGAGCCATCAACGGCGTCCTGATGCAGACCGGTCTCATCGGCAACAAGATTGCGTTCCTGTCGGACGGGACGCTGGCGATGATGGCGCTGATAATCGCGGACGTCTGGGTGTTCACCCCGTTCATCATCATCATCCTGCTCGCCGGCCTCCAGAACGTGCCCGAGCAGTTGTACGACGCCGCGGAGGTCGACGGCGCGAGCCGATGGTCGCGCTTTTGGAACGTCACGTATCCGTTCCTCAAACCCTCCATCCTCGTCGCGCTCACCATCCGCATCATCTTCGACATCCGCGCCCTCGACCTCGTCTGGGTCATGACTCAGGGCGGACCGGGCACGGAGACCGAAGTCTGGGCGTCGTGGCTCTACCGCACGGCACAGGTGTTCAACAAGCCCGGTGAAGGCGCGGCGCTCGGCGTCGTGATGCTGGCGGTCACGTTCGGCATCGTGGCCGTGCTGTACAAGATATTCGGCGAAACCCCCTACGAATCATGA
- the glpR gene encoding HTH-type transcriptional regulator GlpR, whose protein sequence is MLPAERKREIRDTVTERDGCSVSELAEMLDVSKATIRRDLRDLEDEGLVERSHGGALPVRTVASEQSYSQRGVQNLDAKRAIASRARREFHDDQVVFFDSGTTTMEVAKQAPGDVGFIAATNSPMLALEFADNGRDVKLTGGTLRQQTRALVGPTGESFLERTNFDQVFLGTNAVDPDAGLTTPNEAEARMKQLMCEKSQRVVLVADETKFGRKSFVQFADIETVDLVITDAELDGEMREAFDAASVDVVDGVRE, encoded by the coding sequence ATGCTTCCAGCCGAACGCAAACGAGAGATACGCGACACCGTGACCGAGCGAGACGGCTGTTCCGTCTCCGAACTCGCCGAGATGCTCGACGTGTCGAAGGCGACCATCCGGCGGGACCTCCGCGACCTCGAAGACGAGGGTCTCGTCGAGCGGTCGCACGGTGGCGCGCTCCCGGTCAGGACCGTCGCCAGCGAGCAGTCCTACAGTCAGCGCGGCGTCCAGAATCTGGACGCCAAGCGCGCCATCGCCTCGCGCGCGCGCCGGGAGTTCCACGACGACCAAGTGGTCTTTTTCGACTCGGGGACGACGACGATGGAGGTCGCCAAGCAGGCGCCCGGCGACGTGGGATTCATCGCGGCGACGAACTCGCCCATGCTCGCGCTGGAGTTCGCCGACAACGGCCGCGACGTGAAACTGACCGGCGGGACGCTCCGCCAGCAGACCCGGGCGCTCGTGGGACCGACCGGCGAGTCGTTTCTGGAGCGGACGAACTTCGACCAGGTGTTCCTCGGGACGAACGCCGTCGACCCCGACGCCGGTCTCACGACGCCCAACGAGGCCGAGGCCCGGATGAAGCAGTTGATGTGCGAGAAGTCCCAGCGCGTCGTGCTGGTGGCCGACGAGACGAAGTTCGGGCGCAAGAGCTTCGTCCAGTTCGCCGACATCGAGACGGTCGACTTAGTCATCACCGACGCCGAACTCGACGGGGAGATGCGCGAGGCGTTCGACGCGGCGTCGGTGGACGTGGTCGACGGGGTACGCGAATGA
- a CDS encoding extracellular solute-binding protein, whose translation MEDNRSRTRRRFITAAGATGVAALAGCSGNNDSNATTTDGSGGTTVGTTMSGGEMADKIVFYNSGGLSSDPGTKKNIQRFQDETGIKVEVNEVPWSNLKTSLTTNWRNQSSQIDAFNGPTWWLADFVNAGWIEPLGLPDAHMNKFPESLRSLVTFDGKTYMAPQLGKWGTYLYDKKVLSQAGYDAPPDTWDDVLKMGSDLGSGNRSAFGFTWANKDVFMFKQFLYQAGSQLFDDSNKPTFVETGKKVFNDFLLPLREQGLIPDGTSSMGEGGVGDTFIAGNLATVESWTPLGSRVLGSEGWDESRLGSAKPPKGPSSRATFQDANGVAVSAFSKRKKAAKKFAKFMSTTESSKTDMLVEGNPSVVPEVYESSEVKEKYPADLVEDMKFNLENAKSETYLAQPQVDNFLSNQITPALLGDKDPEKALKTARDNIVGLYQDIGVL comes from the coding sequence ATGGAAGACAACCGTTCACGGACGAGACGACGCTTCATCACCGCCGCCGGTGCGACCGGCGTCGCCGCGCTCGCGGGCTGTAGCGGCAACAACGACTCGAACGCGACGACGACCGACGGCTCCGGCGGCACGACCGTCGGCACCACCATGTCCGGTGGCGAGATGGCCGACAAAATCGTGTTCTACAATTCCGGCGGACTGAGTTCCGACCCCGGGACCAAGAAGAACATCCAGCGGTTCCAGGACGAGACCGGCATCAAGGTCGAAGTCAACGAGGTCCCGTGGAGCAACCTCAAGACGAGCCTCACGACCAACTGGCGCAACCAGAGCAGCCAGATAGACGCGTTCAACGGGCCGACGTGGTGGCTCGCCGACTTCGTGAACGCGGGCTGGATCGAACCGCTCGGCCTCCCGGACGCTCACATGAACAAGTTCCCCGAGAGCCTCCGGAGCCTCGTCACCTTCGACGGCAAGACGTACATGGCTCCCCAACTCGGCAAGTGGGGCACCTACCTCTACGACAAGAAAGTGCTGTCTCAGGCGGGCTACGACGCGCCGCCGGACACGTGGGACGACGTCCTGAAGATGGGTTCGGACCTCGGCTCGGGCAACCGGTCGGCGTTCGGGTTCACGTGGGCGAACAAGGACGTGTTCATGTTCAAGCAGTTCCTCTATCAGGCGGGGAGCCAGCTGTTCGACGACAGCAACAAGCCGACGTTCGTCGAGACCGGCAAGAAGGTGTTCAACGACTTCCTCCTCCCGCTGCGCGAGCAGGGTCTCATCCCCGACGGGACCTCCAGCATGGGCGAGGGCGGCGTCGGCGACACGTTCATCGCCGGGAACCTCGCCACCGTCGAGTCGTGGACGCCGCTCGGTTCCCGCGTGCTGGGGTCCGAGGGCTGGGACGAGAGCCGCCTCGGGAGCGCCAAGCCCCCGAAGGGTCCGTCCTCGCGCGCCACGTTCCAAGACGCGAACGGCGTCGCGGTGTCGGCGTTCTCGAAGCGCAAGAAGGCCGCCAAGAAGTTCGCGAAGTTCATGTCCACGACCGAGTCGTCCAAGACGGACATGCTCGTCGAGGGCAACCCGTCGGTGGTTCCCGAGGTGTACGAGTCCTCCGAAGTGAAGGAGAAGTACCCCGCCGACCTCGTCGAGGACATGAAGTTCAACCTCGAAAACGCCAAGAGCGAGACCTACCTCGCTCAGCCGCAGGTTGACAACTTCCTCTCGAACCAGATCACCCCGGCGCTGCTCGGCGACAAGGACCCCGAGAAGGCGCTCAAGACGGCACGCGACAACATCGTCGGACTCTACCAGGACATCGGCGTCCTGTGA